One genomic segment of Pedobacter endophyticus includes these proteins:
- a CDS encoding DUF2147 domain-containing protein, translating into MRKFPILMLLFVAASFSVFAQNKDAIVGKWLNPSGEGQIEIYKKGDKYYGKLAWMKEPNLNGKPKLDAKNPEERLQKRPLLNLEILKDFVYEDGKWTDGTIYDPKSGKTYSCNMTLKGNDILNIRGYIGISLLGRSETFRRVK; encoded by the coding sequence ATGAGAAAGTTTCCAATTTTAATGCTGCTCTTCGTAGCGGCTTCATTTTCCGTATTTGCACAAAACAAAGATGCTATTGTAGGTAAATGGCTAAATCCATCCGGAGAGGGGCAAATTGAGATTTATAAAAAAGGCGATAAATATTACGGAAAGCTCGCTTGGATGAAAGAGCCAAACTTAAATGGAAAACCAAAACTAGATGCGAAAAATCCAGAAGAAAGACTTCAAAAAAGACCGTTGTTAAATCTCGAAATCTTAAAGGATTTTGTTTATGAAGATGGAAAATGGACTGATGGTACCATTTACGACCCGAAAAGCGGCAAAACCTATAGCTGCAACATGACATTAAAAGGCAACGATATACTAAACATTAGAGGCTACATTGGTATTTCACTTTTAGGCCGGTCGGAAACCTTTAGACGAGTTAAATAA
- a CDS encoding WD40/YVTN/BNR-like repeat-containing protein gives MKKLIWCLLMAPFFCAAQSYTFKPLSENVKTSLRGLSVVSDRVTWVSGSNGTVGKTVDGGKTWTWMKPEGYEKLDFRDIEAFDENQAVAVNAGSPAYILKTIDGGKTWTEHYKNLDSAIFLDGLGFWDKNKAIIFGDPINDKMQLLKTEDAGATWANISANLTMPMAKGEAGFAASGTTIKTLPGGRVWIATGGMVSNIYYSADYGKHWQRFKCPIWQGESTTGPFSMDFLNAKNGIVVGGNYVKDKENANNVLLTNDGGRTWQKPATPVFGYRSGVCFINANTLVATGTSGTDVSTDGGQHWKHISDHSFNAVQKAKNGKSVMLAGEKGSVYQFITN, from the coding sequence ATGAAAAAATTAATTTGGTGCCTGTTAATGGCACCTTTTTTTTGCGCTGCGCAATCGTACACCTTTAAGCCATTAAGCGAAAATGTTAAAACAAGCTTGCGGGGCTTATCTGTAGTTTCCGATCGCGTTACATGGGTTAGCGGCAGCAACGGAACCGTTGGCAAAACCGTTGATGGCGGCAAAACCTGGACATGGATGAAACCCGAAGGCTACGAAAAGCTCGATTTTAGGGACATTGAGGCGTTTGATGAAAACCAGGCGGTAGCGGTTAATGCAGGCTCGCCCGCCTATATTTTGAAAACAATAGATGGCGGCAAAACATGGACGGAACACTATAAAAACCTCGACTCGGCAATTTTTTTAGATGGATTGGGTTTTTGGGATAAAAATAAAGCCATCATTTTTGGCGATCCGATAAACGACAAAATGCAGTTGTTGAAAACCGAAGATGCAGGGGCAACGTGGGCAAACATTTCAGCAAACTTAACCATGCCAATGGCCAAAGGTGAAGCTGGTTTTGCCGCAAGCGGAACAACTATCAAAACCTTGCCCGGCGGACGGGTTTGGATCGCTACCGGCGGAATGGTTTCTAACATTTATTATTCGGCCGATTATGGAAAGCACTGGCAGCGCTTCAAATGCCCGATTTGGCAAGGCGAAAGTACAACCGGGCCCTTTTCGATGGATTTTTTAAATGCCAAGAACGGCATTGTTGTCGGCGGCAATTATGTAAAAGACAAAGAAAACGCCAACAATGTCTTACTAACTAACGATGGCGGCAGAACCTGGCAAAAGCCCGCTACACCTGTATTCGGCTACCGTTCGGGCGTGTGCTTCATCAATGCGAATACGCTCGTTGCTACCGGAACCTCCGGAACGGATGTTTCAACCGATGGCGGACAGCACTGGAAACACATTTCCGATCACAGCTTTAACGCCGTTCAGAAAGCAAAAAATGGCAAAAGCGTAATGCTGGCGGGCGAAAAAGGATCAGTTTATCAATTCATTACAAATTAG
- a CDS encoding 4'-phosphopantetheinyl transferase family protein has product MLGNDVVDLALARNQSNWRRPNYLTKIFSANEQKLVYEAENPDVVVWLLWSMKEAAYKVVNRKTGQRLYNPLAFACAFNLGKNHCHGTVRFGDECFATESSITSEAVHTLCVQKDISFKDVRIVFGANRPDYRQVFNENHNHLRLAKNADRLPEIYDLISNVRHPASVSHHGRYLWLAYPSQMGTNL; this is encoded by the coding sequence ATGTTGGGCAATGATGTAGTTGATTTGGCCCTCGCCAGGAACCAAAGCAATTGGAGGCGTCCAAATTATCTAACAAAAATCTTCTCGGCTAATGAACAAAAGCTGGTTTATGAAGCTGAAAACCCGGATGTGGTGGTATGGCTGTTGTGGAGCATGAAGGAGGCGGCGTATAAGGTTGTAAATCGTAAAACGGGCCAGCGGTTGTATAATCCACTGGCTTTTGCGTGTGCTTTTAATTTAGGTAAAAACCATTGCCACGGAACTGTGCGTTTTGGGGATGAATGTTTTGCAACTGAATCTTCAATCACTTCGGAGGCAGTTCATACGCTCTGCGTTCAAAAAGACATTTCGTTTAAAGATGTTCGGATTGTATTTGGTGCAAATCGCCCCGATTACCGGCAGGTTTTCAACGAAAACCATAACCATTTAAGGTTGGCGAAAAACGCCGACAGGTTACCCGAAATCTATGATTTGATCAGCAATGTACGTCACCCTGCTTCGGTAAGTCATCACGGACGTTACCTTTGGCTCGCTTACCCCTCGCAAATGGGAACTAATTTGTAA
- a CDS encoding acyl carrier protein, with protein MDKVEIIGALKEIISPYTEEHAVLENINDNTDFIADLKINSANLVDIVLDIEEKFGITIDNDAMGKMLTVSATIEIINERLAGDVGQ; from the coding sequence ATGGATAAAGTAGAAATTATCGGTGCACTGAAAGAAATTATTTCGCCGTATACGGAGGAACATGCTGTTCTGGAAAATATAAACGACAACACCGATTTTATCGCGGATTTGAAGATAAACTCAGCCAACCTCGTCGATATTGTGTTGGATATAGAAGAAAAATTTGGCATTACGATAGACAACGATGCCATGGGGAAGATGTTGACAGTTAGCGCAACGATCGAAATTATAAATGAAAGATTAGCGGGCGATGTTGGGCAATGA
- a CDS encoding beta-ketoacyl-[acyl-carrier-protein] synthase family protein, whose protein sequence is MIENRVVITGLGVCAPNGTTVSDFTHAIKHGISGVRHQPELERLGFSCKIAAAPEIDENRVQQYFTPLEMKSLDSPGIVYGVIAGLDAWKDAGLEPADRNEPDWESGTIFGTGTSGIDKFRWAINRIDELQIRKLGSTVVAQTMASGVSAFISGKLGMGNWVTTNSSACATGTESILMAFEHIKSGKAKRMLAGSTSDSGPYIWGGFDAMKVCTFKHNGQPEKGSRPMSATASGFVPGSGAGAMVLESLESAIARGAKIYAEIIGGHTNSGGQRGSGTMTAPNPQAVQRCIVKAVESAGIGPDEIEVINGHLTATAKDALEIENWKGALGCSADHFPYINSLKGMVGHCISAAGSIECVASVLQLHEGFIFGNVNCEDLNPEINALIAKNRVPVKLINKRFNVLAKASFGFGDVNACIILKRFENG, encoded by the coding sequence ATGATTGAAAACAGGGTTGTTATCACAGGATTGGGCGTTTGCGCACCAAATGGAACAACGGTTTCTGATTTTACCCATGCCATAAAACATGGCATTTCGGGCGTGCGGCATCAGCCTGAGCTAGAGCGCCTCGGCTTCTCTTGCAAAATTGCCGCAGCGCCGGAAATAGATGAAAACCGGGTGCAGCAATATTTTACGCCACTGGAAATGAAGAGCTTGGATAGCCCGGGGATTGTGTATGGGGTTATTGCTGGCCTCGACGCCTGGAAAGATGCAGGGCTGGAACCTGCGGATAGGAATGAACCGGATTGGGAAAGCGGAACGATATTCGGCACGGGAACCTCTGGAATTGACAAGTTTAGATGGGCTATAAACAGAATAGACGAGCTTCAGATTCGAAAGCTGGGCAGTACGGTAGTAGCGCAAACGATGGCCAGCGGAGTGAGCGCTTTTATTAGCGGCAAACTGGGGATGGGAAATTGGGTAACTACAAACTCATCGGCCTGCGCTACAGGCACCGAAAGCATTTTAATGGCCTTTGAACACATTAAATCGGGAAAGGCGAAACGGATGCTGGCAGGAAGCACAAGCGACAGCGGGCCATACATTTGGGGCGGTTTTGATGCGATGAAAGTATGTACGTTTAAGCATAATGGCCAACCGGAAAAGGGAAGCCGCCCAATGAGCGCCACGGCGAGCGGTTTTGTACCGGGCAGTGGTGCGGGTGCAATGGTTCTCGAATCGCTGGAAAGTGCAATAGCCCGGGGGGCAAAAATATATGCTGAAATTATTGGTGGCCACACCAATTCGGGCGGGCAACGGGGTTCGGGTACCATGACGGCGCCAAACCCGCAAGCGGTTCAACGCTGCATTGTTAAGGCTGTTGAAAGTGCTGGCATTGGGCCTGACGAAATTGAAGTGATTAACGGCCATTTAACTGCGACAGCAAAAGATGCGCTTGAAATTGAAAATTGGAAAGGGGCATTGGGCTGTTCGGCGGATCATTTTCCTTACATCAACTCGTTAAAGGGAATGGTTGGGCATTGCATCAGCGCCGCAGGAAGTATAGAATGCGTAGCTTCGGTTTTGCAGCTTCATGAGGGATTTATTTTCGGGAATGTAAATTGTGAGGATCTAAATCCTGAAATAAATGCGTTGATAGCAAAAAATCGCGTACCCGTAAAGCTGATTAACAAAAGGTTCAATGTATTGGCGAAAGCAAGTTTCGGTTTCGGTGATGTTAACGCATGTATCATTTTAAAACGATTTGAAAATGGATAA
- a CDS encoding 3-hydroxyacyl-ACP dehydratase FabZ family protein, which produces MEKAEILNKLPYGKGFLFVDDLLSIDETGVTGSYTYSETLPFYESHFTGFPVTPAVILTETMAQIGLVCLGIYLLRDRAMDNNFSVVMTSSAIDFIKPVFPGEKVVVTSEKVYFRFNKLSCKVKMENANGETVCKGNISGMLIVKSDD; this is translated from the coding sequence ATGGAAAAGGCCGAAATTTTAAATAAACTTCCTTATGGTAAGGGTTTTCTGTTTGTTGATGACTTGTTGAGCATTGATGAAACGGGTGTTACAGGCAGTTACACTTATTCGGAAACATTACCATTTTACGAAAGCCATTTTACCGGCTTTCCGGTTACGCCGGCCGTAATACTTACAGAAACCATGGCTCAGATTGGTTTGGTGTGCTTAGGCATTTATCTGCTGAGGGATAGGGCGATGGACAACAATTTTTCGGTGGTAATGACTTCGAGCGCAATAGATTTTATAAAACCTGTTTTCCCGGGCGAAAAGGTAGTAGTTACCAGCGAGAAAGTTTACTTTAGATTTAATAAGTTAAGCTGTAAGGTAAAAATGGAAAATGCAAATGGCGAAACGGTTTGTAAGGGAAATATTTCGGGCATGTTAATAGTTAAATCGGATGATTGA
- a CDS encoding type III polyketide synthase, translating to MSVKIKTVSNALPAFSRTTPEILPFLDVWLTGQDERFVRKVKKIFEGAAVDQRYSIMSPEEVFSDLSFEERNNIYIRESIALGSECVTTALEKAGWKPTDLDFIITVSCTGIMIPSLDAYLINKLGLRHDIVRLPVTEMGCAAGVSGMIYANNFLKANPGKRAAVVAVESPTATFQLNDFSMANIVSAAIFGDGAACVLLSSDADDDGPEILAAEMYHFYNAEEMMGFKLTNTGLQMVLDVEVPETIATHFPEIIHPFLAKNELKIDDIDHLIFHPGGKKIIQVVEELFGELGKNIDQTKEVLRQYGNMSSATVLYVLQRFLNNAPSPGEKGLMLSFGPGFSAQRILLKW from the coding sequence ATGAGCGTAAAAATAAAAACAGTAAGTAATGCCCTGCCGGCTTTTTCGAGAACAACGCCCGAGATTTTGCCTTTTTTAGACGTTTGGTTAACCGGGCAGGATGAGCGTTTTGTTAGAAAAGTGAAGAAAATATTTGAAGGTGCAGCGGTAGATCAGCGCTACTCGATAATGTCGCCCGAAGAAGTATTTAGCGATTTAAGTTTTGAAGAGCGCAACAACATTTACATTCGCGAAAGCATTGCACTTGGCAGCGAGTGTGTTACCACTGCACTGGAAAAAGCGGGTTGGAAACCCACCGATCTCGATTTTATTATCACCGTAAGCTGCACCGGAATTATGATTCCTTCTTTGGATGCTTACCTGATTAATAAGCTTGGCCTTCGGCATGATATTGTGCGCCTGCCTGTTACTGAAATGGGCTGCGCTGCAGGGGTATCGGGAATGATTTACGCCAACAACTTTTTAAAGGCGAACCCGGGTAAGCGGGCCGCCGTCGTAGCGGTTGAATCGCCAACGGCTACGTTTCAACTGAACGATTTTTCGATGGCAAACATTGTAAGCGCCGCAATTTTTGGCGATGGAGCGGCCTGTGTTTTGCTAAGTTCTGACGCCGACGATGATGGCCCCGAGATTTTAGCAGCAGAAATGTACCATTTTTACAATGCAGAGGAAATGATGGGGTTTAAGCTCACAAACACCGGCTTACAAATGGTGCTGGATGTGGAAGTACCAGAAACGATTGCTACGCATTTCCCGGAAATTATACATCCCTTTTTGGCAAAAAACGAATTGAAAATTGATGATATCGATCACCTGATCTTCCACCCGGGAGGAAAAAAAATAATTCAGGTTGTTGAAGAACTTTTTGGCGAACTGGGCAAAAATATCGATCAAACGAAAGAAGTATTAAGGCAATATGGCAACATGAGCAGCGCGACCGTGCTTTATGTACTGCAACGGTTTTTAAACAATGCGCCATCGCCGGGAGAAAAAGGTTTGATGCTGAGTTTTGGGCCGGGCTTTTCTGCGCAACGAATTCTTTTAAAGTGGTAA
- a CDS encoding methyltransferase domain-containing protein, with amino-acid sequence MPIDTRHRSSAPEIMDDFNMEGEILTDALDKIAAINKLLGGNSVTLNGINVLLSGRAPGKVRITDVGCGNGAMLRMLADYAKRKNLNFELKGIDANQCTIDHAKSLSSAYPNISYQCTDIFAENAEALTCDVMLFTLTLHHFTDSEIVNLLSSLKSSVRIGIVVNDLERSALAYRLFTALSYVFKLNDMSREDGLVSILRGFKRKDLVKYEKEMNMGAAYIRWKWAFRYLWVIKTQ; translated from the coding sequence ATGCCGATAGATACGAGACACAGAAGTTCTGCCCCCGAAATAATGGACGATTTTAACATGGAAGGAGAAATCCTTACTGATGCTTTGGATAAAATTGCAGCCATTAATAAGCTCCTCGGCGGCAACAGCGTAACCTTAAATGGAATTAACGTGTTGTTGAGCGGCAGAGCGCCCGGAAAAGTTAGGATTACGGACGTGGGTTGCGGAAACGGGGCCATGTTGCGAATGCTTGCTGATTATGCCAAAAGAAAAAACCTCAATTTTGAGCTGAAAGGGATCGACGCTAATCAATGCACCATCGATCACGCAAAAAGCCTGTCATCAGCCTATCCAAATATCAGCTACCAATGCACGGATATTTTTGCCGAAAATGCAGAAGCATTAACTTGCGATGTGATGCTTTTTACGCTTACACTTCACCATTTTACCGATAGCGAAATTGTAAATCTGTTGAGCAGCCTTAAAAGCTCGGTTCGCATTGGCATTGTTGTAAACGATTTGGAAAGAAGTGCCCTCGCCTACCGTTTATTTACGGCATTGAGTTATGTATTTAAGCTCAACGATATGTCGCGTGAAGATGGATTGGTGTCTATATTACGTGGATTTAAGAGAAAAGATTTGGTTAAATACGAAAAAGAAATGAATATGGGCGCCGCTTACATCAGGTGGAAATGGGCTTTCAGATATTTATGGGTTATAAAAACACAATGA
- a CDS encoding NAD(P)/FAD-dependent oxidoreductase, with amino-acid sequence MQLETEILIIGGGLAGLTAALHLQKANLKVILIEKKPYPNHKVCGEYVSNEVLPYLNWLGISFSSLKPTAIANLQLTSVSGGSMTSKLPLGGFGLSRYAMDNFLYEELLKRNVNIIYDTVSDVSFTNDAFSVETTSGKRFRAKQVIGAFGKRSSVDAKLGRGFMQQKSPYLAVKAHYRGNFTSNLVSLHNFSGGYCGVSFVENQDINICYLTDYESFKQHKNLMSFQQDVLYKNKFLKQILENSEMVFEAPLTISQISFEPKEPFSNHILMVGDTAGMIHPLCGNGMAMAIHSAKIASELIVNFLGSKSCSREEMEVQYAKHWNNTFKSRLRTGRILSSVLKNTTIQSAAMNTLTTMPFLLSQIIKMTHGKPITIPS; translated from the coding sequence ATGCAGCTCGAAACAGAAATACTGATTATTGGTGGTGGCCTTGCCGGGCTTACCGCAGCGCTACATTTACAAAAAGCCAACCTCAAGGTAATCCTAATTGAGAAAAAGCCCTACCCCAACCATAAAGTTTGTGGCGAATATGTTTCGAACGAGGTTTTGCCGTACCTGAATTGGCTGGGCATTTCGTTTAGTTCGCTTAAACCAACGGCAATAGCCAATTTACAGCTCACCTCGGTTTCGGGCGGCAGCATGACGTCGAAGTTGCCGTTAGGGGGTTTCGGCTTAAGCAGATACGCCATGGATAACTTCCTTTACGAAGAACTTTTAAAAAGAAATGTGAACATTATTTACGATACCGTTAGCGATGTAAGCTTTACAAATGATGCTTTCAGTGTTGAAACCACCTCCGGAAAACGGTTTCGGGCCAAACAGGTAATTGGCGCTTTCGGAAAGCGATCGTCCGTTGATGCCAAGCTCGGTCGCGGTTTTATGCAGCAGAAGTCGCCTTACTTGGCAGTAAAGGCCCATTATCGTGGTAATTTTACATCGAATCTAGTCAGCTTACATAACTTCAGCGGCGGTTATTGTGGCGTTTCATTTGTTGAGAACCAAGATATTAACATTTGTTATCTTACAGATTACGAAAGCTTTAAACAACACAAAAACTTGATGAGCTTTCAACAGGATGTGCTTTATAAAAACAAGTTTTTGAAGCAGATTCTCGAAAATTCGGAAATGGTTTTTGAAGCGCCGTTAACAATTAGCCAAATTTCTTTTGAACCAAAAGAACCCTTTTCGAACCACATTTTAATGGTGGGCGATACGGCGGGAATGATTCATCCGCTTTGCGGAAACGGAATGGCCATGGCTATTCACAGTGCAAAAATCGCCTCAGAATTGATTGTGAATTTTTTGGGGAGCAAAAGCTGTTCGCGGGAGGAAATGGAGGTTCAATATGCAAAACATTGGAACAACACTTTTAAATCGCGACTGAGAACGGGCAGAATCTTATCGTCGGTACTTAAAAACACCACAATTCAATCAGCTGCAATGAACACGCTAACGACAATGCCGTTTTTGCTAAGCCAAATCATCAAAATGACACACGGAAAACCGATTACAATTCCCTCATAA
- a CDS encoding DUF2490 domain-containing protein, giving the protein MNEKFDILADVQIRSDNDIRYVSTLLVRGALAYSLNDNNSIALGYAHKSDWTETGKSFEHDIEHRIYQQYQLELQVKKMELELRGRFEQRFIKESDFEFSMRARAFLGLTFPIWANEDFSSGWFGGLQNEIFFNVFKKENANHHFFDQNRPFVSLGYRFNKKMETTFDYGKLADQQEMKRGFTDVFRLTLNTSF; this is encoded by the coding sequence TTGAATGAAAAGTTTGATATTCTTGCCGATGTACAGATTCGTTCGGACAATGATATCCGTTATGTTTCTACGCTTTTGGTACGTGGGGCACTGGCCTACAGTTTGAACGATAATAACTCAATTGCGTTGGGCTATGCGCACAAAAGCGATTGGACTGAAACAGGAAAAAGTTTTGAGCATGATATTGAACACCGGATTTATCAGCAATACCAGCTGGAACTGCAGGTAAAAAAAATGGAACTGGAGCTAAGGGGGCGTTTTGAACAGCGCTTTATCAAGGAATCGGATTTTGAGTTCTCTATGAGGGCGAGGGCATTTCTAGGCTTAACCTTTCCTATATGGGCGAATGAAGATTTTTCGTCGGGATGGTTTGGAGGCTTGCAGAACGAGATCTTTTTTAATGTATTTAAGAAAGAAAATGCCAACCACCATTTTTTTGATCAAAACCGCCCTTTTGTTTCTTTAGGATATCGTTTTAATAAAAAAATGGAGACCACCTTTGATTATGGCAAACTTGCAGACCAGCAGGAAATGAAACGGGGATTTACTGACGTTTTTAGGCTTACTTTAAATACCAGCTTTTAA
- a CDS encoding EamA family transporter — translation MWILWAVLAAVSAALVIVLTKAGLKNVDSSLAFAIQAIIILLITWGVVLVQGNFSSWKGIEKNAWIFLLMAGVFTSLSTLFSYKALSMGPASYVATIERMSLVIAIVLSIIFLKEKLTWQIVVGGTVMVVGAVLIAMSDTSQ, via the coding sequence ATGTGGATTTTATGGGCTGTTTTGGCCGCTGTATCGGCAGCACTTGTAATTGTATTAACCAAGGCTGGGCTAAAAAACGTCGATTCGAGTTTGGCGTTTGCTATTCAGGCCATTATCATTTTGTTAATTACGTGGGGCGTGGTGCTCGTTCAGGGAAATTTTAGTTCGTGGAAAGGTATCGAAAAAAATGCCTGGATTTTTCTTTTGATGGCGGGCGTATTTACTTCGCTGTCAACCCTTTTTTCTTACAAAGCCTTGTCAATGGGACCAGCTTCCTATGTAGCAACAATAGAAAGAATGTCGCTCGTTATCGCGATTGTATTATCAATTATCTTCCTTAAAGAAAAATTGACCTGGCAAATTGTAGTAGGTGGAACGGTGATGGTTGTCGGGGCGGTATTGATCGCTATGTCTGATACCAGCCAATAA